Proteins from a genomic interval of Trifolium pratense cultivar HEN17-A07 linkage group LG6, ARS_RC_1.1, whole genome shotgun sequence:
- the LOC123891017 gene encoding rhicadhesin receptor-like: MMKLIAVLLLVVFTTFTTSDPDNLQDLCVADLASAILVNGFTCKPATNVTAADFSSNILAKPGATNNTFGSLVTAANVQKIPGLNTLGVSLARIDYAPGGINPPHTHPRATEIVFVLEGQLDVGFITTANVLISKTIVKGETFVFPKGLVHFQKNNNGYEAASVISAFNSQLQGTVNVPLTLFAATPPVADHVLAQTFQIGTKEVQKIKAKLAPKK, encoded by the exons ATGATGAAGCTCATCGCAGTATTGTTGCTTGTGGTGTTTACCACCTTCACCACATCAGATCCTGATAATCTTCAAGACCTCTGTGTTGCAGACCTTGCTTCCG CGATTCTCGTGAATGGATTCACCTGCAAACCAGCTACAAACGTAACCGCGGCCGATTTCTCCTCCAACATACTAGCCAAACCAGGTGCAACAAACAACACATTTGGTTCCTTAGTAACAGCAGCCAATGTTCAAAAAATCCCGGGACTAAACACACTTGGTGTGTCATTAGCAAGAATTGATTACGCACCAGGGGGAATTAACCCACCTCACACTCATCCACGTGCAACAGAGATTGTTTTTGTTCTTGAAGGTCAATTAGATGTTGGATTCATAACAACAGCTAATGTTTTGATATCAAAAACTATTGTTAAGGGTGAAACATTTGTGTTTCCTAAAGGATTGGTTCATTTCCAAAAGAACAATAATGGTTATGAAGCTGCTTCAGTGATTTCAGCATTTAATAGTCAATTGCAAGGGACAGTGAATGTTCCTCTTACATTGTTTGCTGCTACACCACCTGTTGCAGATCATGTGTTGGCTCAAACATTCCAAATTGGCACTAAAGAAGTTCAGAAAATTAAGGCTAAGCTTGCACCCAAGAAATAG